Genomic segment of Bubalus kerabau isolate K-KA32 ecotype Philippines breed swamp buffalo chromosome 6, PCC_UOA_SB_1v2, whole genome shotgun sequence:
CATCACTGTTCCTCCTTGCCTGTCTTCTCTTCTGACTCCTgggtgcatgagtgctaagtctcttcagtctgactcttcacaaccctgtggactgtagcccactaggctcctctgtccatgaagatcTCATCTAATTTTCTGCCTTCTATTATCCTTATTTATCTCCTAAGGACTTCCCCCAGAGTAGCTCCAGCTGAGCCCCTTTACGGATTAAATTAATATTCCTAACTCCTGGTGAATGTATTATAGATGGATAACCGGAATCTCAGCTATAATGTTGCAAAGGACTTATTGCAGCTTTTTGGTTCCAAAAGCAATTTCTTCTCTCTAAATTCTCTATCTTAGTGAAATCTACCATTATCTCCTGGCTTCTCAAGCCAAGGAGAGGCTCCTTCCTCTCTTGCATTCTCCAAATACCTATATCACCAAATATTATCAAATTTACTTTCTATAATTCTCTCAAGTCCATCACTTTATCTCTGTCCACTCTTAGCCACTGCCTTagctgaggccaccatcagctcTGATTAAAGGACCCAAAGTCCAGCAAACAAGCCAATTCCATGGCCAACTTTTTCTGGAAACAGGCTGCACatgatgaaacttttaaaaagaatgtgaatTGATTTTTGCTTGAGTTTCTTTTTTGTCATCtgaaattgggaaattatttaagtacctaaaataatcaaattttgaTATTGCCATTAAAAATATTGGGTACTACCTCACCCTAGTTTTGCAAACAATGAAGACATTCCAAAAGTTTTCTACTAGGCTTAGGAAGTTTGACCTTCACAGAATAGTGGTAAGAATGTCAACTTTGTCCTATTGCCCAAAAGGTATCAATGTTTGCtgagtggctcagttgtgtcctgcaaccccaggctcctctgtccatgaaattttccagtaaagaatactagagcgggttgccatttcctactccagtggctcttcctcaccccgggatggaacctgtgtcccttgcatctaCTACATGATAAGGGGATTCTTTACTACGGAGCCAAATCTGTCACTAAAATGCCTGTGGCAGTTTGGGAAGCCCTGAAGGCACTGGAGAATTCCTCAGTCCTCCTAGAACATGCTCACAGTGAGAACCAGATTCTGTTGTCATAAGCTTGTGGGGCAAATCCCCAAGATGACTGCTAATTGGTGAGGCCATAGTATCTTGCCAAGGCCTGACCCTCCACTAGGTGAGAAGGATTGGGTCACACAGGTCCCACTTTCTCAGAAAGTGAGTGTGCAGACACCAGAGATGAGTGAAAATGCACTCAGGGGAATAGAAATTGAAGTAAACACACTGTTGAAAACTTTTGCCCCTTGCAAGGAgttgggagtgggggagggcaAAGAAGAGCTGTGTGGACTGTAGCTTCTGACAGTAGGTACCCAGTTTTTAGCCCCAGGCTCACAAAGATTTTCAGAAAAGGccctgttatgggctgaattgtgtcccccaccCACCCATTCATATGTCGAGGCCCTTTCCTAGTACCTCAGATGTGACTCTACTTGGGGACAGGACCTCTAAAGTGGCGATTAAGATTAAAATGGTGTCATTAAGATAGGTCCTCATCCAATATGATTGGTATCTTTATGAGAGAAGGGGATCAGGACACAGACAGCAGAGGGACAGTCTTGTGAGGACACAATGAGAAGGCAGTCATCTGCAAGCCAAAGAGACAGGTCTCAGAAGAAATCAAACCAACTGATatctttttttgaatttgttcatttactttatttacttggctacattgggtcttagttgtggcaaagcatgtgggatcttagctccccaaacacggatcgaacctgtatcccctgcatagcaaggtggattcttaaccactggatcaccagggaagtccccctgttGACTGTGCTGAGACACAAAACCCCCGAACTCTGACGTCTTCAGGTGCAAACAGGTCATACTCAAGGTTAGAAATAGGTGGTTTCTGAGTCTCGTGTAACATGGCCTCTGCTCTCCACCCCCCGAGGTGAACAGCTTTGTTCctaaaagacagaaagagaccTTAGACTTCCACTGTCCCGAGGTGCAGGAATCCACTCCTCTGAGGCAGCGTCAAATCTCTGCTCTCAAATCCTGAGGCCGGGGGATGGCTGCAAGAGGGAGGCTCTGTTGCAGGCTCTGTTCTGCCTTCCATTGGTTCAGTGCCTCCCTCCGCTTCAATTCCGAGAGCCTTGAGCTGAATAACTTCTCAAATAACTAAACAGAGCTCAGGCCTGTGCACCTCAGGATGTCTCCAGGAAGAATCCGTCTCCTGCTGTGGAGCGGAGAACAATACCGACAAGACCGAGTCGTCAGGTAGTGACCTAGATTATGGTGGCCTACGAACCCCGGTCCATTCATCCTCTTCCCCTTGCTGTTCCTTCGGGCAGGTCAAACCCACTCGACTGTCCGAACTGAATGCCCGGCCGGAGACACAAGATCATTCTCCATCCTTTGGTCTATTCCAGCGCAGAGCTAGTGGTACTTGTCTGAGTTGTGTTGGTATTTGAAAGGAGCAAGGTTGAGGAAAGTGAGAATGTCAAGGGCTTAAAATACTAGGCAAAATCGTTCAGGCTTGCCCGGGGATCTTGACAGAAGGTAGGGTAAGGGGATGAATAGCATCCGCTAATGTTTTCCCTGAGGGAAGTCCTAGCATTACCGTCATTCAACCTGCAGCCAGGGTCAGGAATGCCGCACTTTACCCCGCAGAAATAGGCCCGGACCGAGGAGGCGatttccctccctcccaagcGGGAGATCCACGCCAGCGGGAGGGGCCCTTTCCGGCGCAGGTGAGGAGGTCAGATCTGCGCCCGGTTCTCAGCCGCCTAAAAAGCCAGCCCGGACTGCTCTAGCCCgcgaatcccgagtcctctaatCGCTccgcctcccctgcccccaaccaCGCTCCCGGGACAAATTACTGTTCTGGGCTACAACCCAGCTCCAAGACTCTCAGGAAGAGCACGAGCCTACCGGACGTCTTGGCCGCGCCCAAGAAAGCAGCGGCAGCCTCGCCAGTTCAGATAGGCACTTGACACTCCGGAAGACGGCCAGCAAGCAGGGGCTTAAACCGGTTACATGGCCTTTAGCCTTTGTGTTGGGAGTCGTGTTTTGCGCACTCTAGTGTCCTCCCGTCCCTAGCGCGCCTTCCCCTCCCGGAGCGTGGAAGGGCCTGCCAGAAGGAAATCTGGCCACCTCTAAGCGGCGAACTTGGACGTTCTAGGGCGCCCAGGGAAGCAGCGGCAACCCGCCAGCCCAGACAAGCACACTGACCCATCTCTTAAGTTACTGACATCTGGGAAGGCAGCAGCGAGCAAGGGTTTAGAGTGGATAACTGGCCTTTAGCTTATGTCTGTTGGGAGTCCAGAGCTTTGCGCGCTCTAAGGTCCTCCCGTCTTGAGCGCGCCCTACACTCCCGGAGTATGCGAACGCCTGCCTAAAGAGCGTGGACAAGTGACACAGCTTCTTTCAAGTGTAGTCGTGGGTGGCTCTGAAAAGAGCCTTTGGATTTGATGGAACCTCGAGCACAGCGCACACTTCTTAAGCCCGCTCCCCGCGGATGCGGCGAGCCAGCTGGATGTCTTTGGGCATGATGGTCACGCGCTTGGCGTGGATGGCGCACAGGTTCGTGTCTTCAAACAGCCCCACCAGGTAGGCCTCGCTCGCCTCCTGCAGCGCCATCACGGCCGAGCTCTGGAAGCGCAGATCGGTCTTAAAGTCCTGCGCGATCTCGCGCACCAGCCGCTGGAACGGCAGCTTGCGGATCAGCAGCTCGGTCGACTTCTGGTAGCGCCGGATCTCCCGCAGGGCCACGGTACCCGGCCGGTAGCGATGCGGCTTCTTGACGCCGCCCGTGGCCGGCGCGCTCTTGCGAGCCGCCTTGGTGGCCAGCTGCTTCCGCGGGGCCTTGCCACCGGTCGACTTGCGGGCAGTCTGCTTTGTACGAGCCATAGCGAACCAAGAGGCGAACTTACGGGACCAGCGCCGCGCAGGAAGAGTAACCAGGGGTGCGGCCGCTGCAGCAGTCTTTATAGGCAGTCTTTTCCCAGTTGGGCGGGACAATACTTGAAAGTCCCGCGCTGGCTATCCATTGGCTGAGACGTCATCCTCTTTTGCGCCACTGGCTTGGGCCGATTCCTCCCTACCCCCGCCGCCCCGCCACCCCGCCACCCCGCCACCCATTCGCCTCCCTTTCTACTTTCCCGTTTGCCTAGTTTTTCCCCTCCTcggttttcatttatttcagggTGAGAGTCATATTTGAGATCAGCTGTGACAATGTTCCTTCTCAGTCCCTTAGAACACACTACGTAGGATACCCTCTTGCTTTCTACGCTAACTCCCAAACTGAACCTCGACCTGTTtgcaccacccccgcccccagcacccTGAACGCAGTTACCTTTCCAAGTCCCCTAGCCTAGTTGGCTGGACGGATCTTGGTTTGTTTTCCTCCTTTCGGTGCTTTAAAGATCGGAAAGTTATCTCCCCCGCAGCAGGGCGCGAGATCCCGTTTCCAAAAGCCGAACTGGGGACCTCTATCTCCACCGCTACGGTACCTTTATCCCTTTAAGATTTAAGTCAAACACCCAGGTCCGTCAACTTCTTCAAATCTGTCCGCTTCCCTAACACACTGGGGTGTCCGAGATGTATGCGTGTGCGAGGGAACATCCCGCTGATACTTAGACCTCAAGTTGGGCAAAGGCCTGGGGAACAACTGGTGTTGAACCCTAGACATCCGACTCCCAAACAGAAACCATCGCGGAGCACTTAGAACTGAAGCGACCGTGGCGCGCTCAAGTTTCCTACCTTCACCTGGCTTAAGTCCTAGGTTTTACGATCCACCACAACCCAGACTGGGCTCCCCGTTTACTACCGACAAGGTTGGAATCCAAAAGTTACTGTTAACAACTCTTTAATTGAAAGCGTGGGTGGCTCTGAAAAGAGCCTTTTGATTTTACAGATGCCCCTTCTACAGGAGAGCTGGGTAGGACTTCCGGAAACCGGCCTCACTTGCCCTTTGCCTTGTGGTGGCTCTCAGTCTTCTTCGGGAGCAACACGGCCTGGATATTGGGCAAAACGCCGCCCTGGGCGATGGTGACCTTGCCCAACAGCTTGTTCAGCTCCTCGTCGTTGCGGATAGCCAGCTGCAGGTGACGAGGGATGATGCGCGTCTTCTTGTTGTCTCGCGCCGCATTGCCCGCCAGCTCCAGGATTTCGGCGGTCAGGTACTCCAAGACCGCCGCCATGTAGACGGGCGCGCCGGCCCCCACCCGCTCAGCGTAGTTGCCTTTGCGCAGCAAGCGGTGAACCCGCCCTACCGGGAACTGCAAACCTGCGCGAGACGAGCGCGACTTGGCCTTGGCGCGGGCCTTGCCGCCTTGTTTGCCACGACCAGACATGACAGCGACACTCACTAACAATCGCTCCCGCCAAACGCCCGACAAAGTCGCCCTCCACGGCCCCACTTCACCCTTTTATAGGCAGAACGGCGATTGCTTGTGAAGCACTTTGATTGGCTACAGCACATCTTCGGCCTCGTGACCAATAGGATAGCGCAGTCAGAATCCACTCATTTACATAACATTGTCTCCCTCGCGAGAGAGCCACTGAAATCTCGCCAATCGCAACGGGGCGTGATCAGAACCTTAATTTGCCCACAGTCTCTATAAGTACCGAGTCGCTGCCGGTTATCCCGGGTGCTGCTAGTGGTATGCGTTCCCGGAAAGCTGTGTAGCTTGTTTGCGGTTATGCCTGAGCCGGCGAAATCCGCTCCCGCGCCCAAAAAGGGCTCTAAGAAAGCCGTCGCCAAAGCCCAGAAAAAGGACGGCAAGAAGCGCAAGCGCAGCCGCAAGGAGAGCTATTCCATCTACGTGTACAAGGTGTTGAAACAGGTGCACCCGGACACCGGCATCTCGTCCAAAGCCATGGGCATCATGAACTCATTTGTCAACGACATTTTCGAGCGCATCGCGGGCGAAGCGTCGCGCTTGGCGCATTACAACAAGCGCTCGACCATCACGTCCCGGGAGATCCAGACGGCCGTGCGCCTGCTGCTGCCCGGCGAGCTGGCCAAGCACGCCGTGTCCGAGGGCACCAAGGCGGTCACCAAGTACACCAGCTCCAAGTGAGTCCTTGTCGGGACTCGGCGCTCGCACACGAGTTGCCAAGCTACTTGACCGTTCTAAAGGTTCTTTTCAGAGCCACCCACCTTCTCAGTGGAAGAAGCTgttatctttttactttgtttttgttgtctgtTATGGTACTTTTTTGTACCGccgatttttttttctagtaagtAACTGTCCTTTCCCTTAGGATGAAGAGGAAAAACTCCAAGAAAGGACCAAGTTTTGTCAATTAGTCTAGAACTAGCTAGAGTAACTGTTCACTCATGTAAgtaacttaccttttccagtaaAACCGTGAGAGATGGATGGTCAGTGTAAATCTATTCAGGAGGATAGGGAGGGAGGGTGGAAAGTTAAGCATTAGTTGCTTTACAGCAGATAGAGTGGGTCAACTCAAGTCCATTTTTCTTGAGCTCAAAAACCAAATTTAATGTTACTTTAAAAGCAATATTTTGATACCATGCCCCAGCATGAATAGAAAACTTATAGTGCACCTGGTTATCTCGATTCCATTTGTCCACTGAAAAATGCACAACCTGCGTTAAGAATTGTGTTTTATTCAATAACTTGTTGTGGACCTAAGCCAAGTagatggacttcccttgtggtttagatgggaaagaatctgcctacagtgcaggagacctgtgtttgatccctgggttaggaagatatcctggagaagagaatggctacccactccagtatttcttgcagaattctatggacagaggaggctagcagactacagcccatggtgtggcaaaggctcagacataactgagtggtGACTGACACTTctaagcccaggagacagccttTCAAATAGCACTGAGGGGCTGTTTTGAGAAGGTAAGGGAGGAACCAGAATATATAGCAGTTTTGCAAAAACAAACCAGACAGTTGAATATTCATCAAAAGATTTCTGCTAAAGAAGAAATCTCAATGAATTTAGCACttctttattttgtgtatggaaAATTGAAAGAGCAGGCTGACTGAGATCATTCCTTGATACACATTTTAACTATCTAGGACCcgtatcctgtttttctccatcctgaatcccagGATGACTAGagtggctgcagtggctgatggcttgatggccaTATCCTTTGATTACAGATATGGCAGGTGACATTTTTCATCCACACAtaattaaagtaatttttaatctATACATACTTCTTGTCTCACTTTGCTATTCCTTTCAGGTGCCTACACTGAAGTCAATGTTTTGCCCAAATTCTAGATATTAAGCAACACTGTTAGAAAAAGGTTATACAAAAGCCATTGTTATCCATAGtaaattccccccccccccagataTTGATATCAACACAATTCCCTATAGTTGTAGTTTTGCTATTTTATAATTTGAGTAAAGAAGCAAGAAGGAAAGAGGCTTCATAGTCAGGGATTTCAAGAACCTGGGCCTGCCAATCATAAAATGTGCTCCAGAGACTTTATCCAgcagcttttttgttgttgttaaacctACTTAGCCTTAAAAATACTTTCCCCTTCCCTGGAACAATTCCCTCCTCTGATAACAGAGACACcaaaaatgagagaataaagGCCCTCACCTTTTTTTAGACTAGATGGTTAAAAAGCAGGGTTTCCTACAAACAATTCAAAGGCCACTGAATCTTTAATTTATCTATCTACCCTTCAAACACTACATACTTCCACTGAATCCAAATCACCAGGCCTCAGTGGGAGGTAgagggttgggggttgggggtggggcaagGATGAACAGTCTATGGAACAAGTCAAGTAATTCAAATGTTTGATAACCACTGACAAGATCAATTACGAGATTCCCATATTGCTTGGGAAGAACTTGTTCAGTTTGCAGTTCCCACCctagatattttctttcttttttcctaattgtCCTTTCCCAGAACTGTTTGTAAAGTGACATGAAAAACTAGTTTCATTTATTCCCTCATTAATACAGAGTACCAAATATTGCACAGAACTTAACATTTTCTGCCTGTACTaggatttaaaaacacattttaaagaagGTAAATGAGAACAGAAGATAAAGTACTGCAAGGTATAAAGGTGAAACTTCCTAGAAAAAAAAGGTTAAGCTCACTACAAGCacccttttattcattttttcttgtGTATGTATATAGAATCCCAAATATTATCTTCCAGCATTATTTTCATTACCTCTCATCTGTCCCACCCAATCAAAAACAGGTAACTTGTCTCCTAGTTATTGTACTAAATCCATACTTTCTTCAGTCCCAGAAAACATTTCCTTGCTTTTGACCTGCCTTGCTTGGATCTCCTGAGAGGTGAGGCAGGTTGCTAGGAGCTTGAAAAGTTCAGATAAAGCACGGCAATGTGGAGGAAAGACAGAAAGATGATAGGGGAAAGTTTGAGTTTacaggataaaaataaaacaaatattctaaGAGGCATGCAGGATGTTGGGTAGATAACCTAATTATAAGTGGGTGAGATAATGGTCAGTATTTGGTTCTGAGGACTCAAAATATGAATAGGAAAGCAGAATACAACTGGTCTGAAAGATGGAGAAATCCAAGACTCAATGCAACTTTATTACCCATCAATCAATAGTTCCCTTTAGCACCAGCATTACACTTACAAGTGTGAAAGCAAAACTGACCCCTTGTCTAGGTTCCTTTATGCATATCACTTCTCACAATatgggagagggaaaaaaattcatactgagataaagcaataaaatagcaataaacagaaaaaatCCCTGTCTGTATAAAACTACATTCTAGTTGATGGATGCTGAGAAtaagtgaaagaaggaaaagaataataGTATATTTAGGAGGTGATCTGTACAGCAGAATATTGAGTGTGGATGACAGATCTGATCAGTTAATATTTGAACAGAGGCATGAATGAAAAAAAGTGAGCCATAGGATAATTTAGAGAAGTGTATTCTAAcaacaaaggccctgaggtaggtaTAAGTTTGAGAAGTTCAAAGAATAAGCAAGGCCACTGAGGCTGAAGCACAGTGAGCAAAGGAAAGATGTGCCGGGAGATAGAATCAGAAAGGTAGTTGAAAGTCAGATCCTGTGTGCCTTTGAGGCGCCTCCTAGGCCATTGGAAAGATTTTGTCTTTAATTTGAAGTTAAGTTGGAGTGCCTTTGGAGAGTTCCATCATGAGAGAGTTCCATGACATTATTTGACTCATGCTAAAGCTCACCCAGGATACTATGTTAAAAAATAGACTATAGGAGAGCAAGAGTAGAGGCAGGAAGAATATAAAAGAGGCTATAGTAACACTCAGGAGAGAGATGGGTGGTAGCCATGGAGATAGCTAGAAGTAgtcaagatatattttaaatgaaattgatGAATTGTATGTAGGTTATGAATGAAAGAGAGGAGTCAAGGATTAATTGCAGGTTCTTGGACTGAGTACTTGGAAAGAGCTGCAACTTACTGATAAAAGAGGCAAGTAGGTTTGGAGGGGGAAAGCCTAGAGTAATATCTTAGGCAAAATGTTGAGATTCCTGGTTGCTATCCAAGTGGAAATATCAAATAAGAAATACCAAATTCCCAAGTTGGGAATATGAAATTTGAGAATCTGGAGTTCAGGGAAGAGAAAGGGGTTAGATTCTAAAATCCCACTTCTTGCTCGTTTATAGTGTTCTACCCTTTCTttcctggtgtaggaaatggtgttcttgcctggagaatccccttggacagaagcctggcaggctatagtccatggggtctcaaagagtcagacatgactgagcaactaagcagagcaCCCTTTCTTTCTGGAAGCTTTTAGAATCAATTTAACATGCCTAGATACATTTTCCCCCATCATATCTAACTTTGGCCTTAGTATTTCACTAAAATTTGGACGTATTTGGAAGCCCTATTCTACCTACCCCAGCTGTTGACTGTTGTTATGCATTAAACTGTGTCTCGCTAAAAGATATGCTGAAGTCTAACTCCCTGGTGCCTTAGAATGTGGCCTAATTTGAAAATGGGATCTTTGTAGATGTAATCAGTTAATAAGGTCATTAGGGTCTAATTCATAAggtctaatccaatatgactgatgtccttgAAATGTAGAAATGCACAAGAAGAAAACTGAGACAAATGGGGTTACGCTGTTGTAAACCAAAAGATACTTGGGGCTACCAGAAGCTGAAGACAAGGAAGGATCCTGGCAAAGAGGGACAGGGCCCTGCCAACATGTTGACTTTAAACTTCAGAATGATGACTGAGTACATTTCTGAGAAacaacatttctgttgttttaagccactcagttttgtggggctttgttatggcagtcctaaGAAACCAATgcaaactaaaaattttaataatagaattacattatttaattttaaataaaattttagatttttaaaaattcctagacATTCCTTCTTAACAATTCCTTCTTAACAGTAGTATTAATCCCTGGCCTGGTCAAATACTGGTTTTAAAACTTGGACATTTAGTATCAATATATAGTTCTATTTTTCCTTATTTGCCTTATTTGGCCTCTTTGAGGCCTTCCAAGATAAAGGGTCTGTTGTCTTTCCTTTTATTCCAGGGAACTATTTATTACTGTTTCTCAAATAGTTCAAGATCCCAGTTAGTTTAAATAGTATGTCATACAAACTGGCTTCACTGAATGTCCAAAAGTACAGCAGGGCTCAGAGGGTGGCCGAACTCTGAATGGCTCAGTTCTCCAATTCTCCCCCTCAGCAGTTGCCCTCCTGAGTGCTGTCTACAGTTATTCTTGCCTTCATACCCACATGACCCTCCATCTTGCTGCTGCCTCTTGAAaacaaagaagtttctttaacaaaaGATAGAGCAATCTACATTCCCCTACTCCAGGGTACCTCTAGGCCGCTATCTTATCTGCggtggcattagattagaaatacagtacaaaataaatgtaatgcacttgaatcatccccaaaccatcccccctcCACcactggtctgtggaaaaatttttTGTCTCCCACAAAAttggtctctggtgccaaaagGGTTGGGGAACCCCTGCCCTACTCAGTCCAATTGCTGAAATGTTTGTGCTAATCAAATTGGTCTAAATTTTTTGAGCTAATCAATGTGGAAAGTGGTTGGGACTATGTTTAAACCAATCAGGCCAAGGTTAAGAACTGAGATAATATCTCTCTTTCGGGGAACacacagtggctgctgctgctgctaagtcgcttcagtcatgtctcctAGCGacttcatggattgcagcccaccaggcccctccatccatgggattttccaggcaagagtgctggagtgggttgccattgccttctccaatacacagtggcagtgattctcaaacctgACTGCTCATTGGAGTCACGtggggagctttttaaaaattctaatggatgaaagtgaaagtcgctcaatctaacttttgcgaccccacggactatatagtccatagagttctctaggccagaata
This window contains:
- the LOC129654803 gene encoding histone H3, coding for MARTKQTARKSTGGKAPRKQLATKAARKSAPATGGVKKPHRYRPGTVALREIRRYQKSTELLIRKLPFQRLVREIAQDFKTDLRFQSSAVMALQEASEAYLVGLFEDTNLCAIHAKRVTIMPKDIQLARRIRGERA
- the LOC129654804 gene encoding histone H2A type 2-A codes for the protein MSGRGKQGGKARAKAKSRSSRAGLQFPVGRVHRLLRKGNYAERVGAGAPVYMAAVLEYLTAEILELAGNAARDNKKTRIIPRHLQLAIRNDEELNKLLGKVTIAQGGVLPNIQAVLLPKKTESHHKAKGK
- the LOC129654805 gene encoding histone H2B type 2-E-like, with amino-acid sequence MPEPAKSAPAPKKGSKKAVAKAQKKDGKKRKRSRKESYSIYVYKVLKQVHPDTGISSKAMGIMNSFVNDIFERIAGEASRLAHYNKRSTITSREIQTAVRLLLPGELAKHAVSEGTKAVTKYTSSK